A section of the Saccharopolyspora gregorii genome encodes:
- a CDS encoding hemolysin family protein: protein MAIVLSVLGLLFVAVLTLGTALAVAAEFSLTSLERSTVDAHVSQVGDRRAKAVQRAHRTLSFQLSGAQVAITLTTLITGYVAEPLIGELLRPAFLAVGLPNAVAAPISLVVAILLATTLSMVFGEMVPKNLAIARPLPTARAVSGYHSRFSQVFRWLIDSMNNSANWAVRRFGIEPQEELRSARSPDELGSIVRSSAEHGTLDESTAVLMDRSLRFGDRSADELMTPRVKVESLSSDASVLDLLTLARRTGFSRFPVHDHDLDGVQGVVHVKQAFGVPADQRDSTRVGSLARPVPTVPETLDGDSLLNRLRGSGLQLALVVDEYGGTAGLVSLEDVVEEIIGDVRDEHDRRETAAVRPLTEGTWIVSGLLRADEIEEATGFEMPEGEYETVAGLVLARLGRIPAYGDQVEVGPWRLTVASMDRHRIAELRLTRAHRPADSTGTSGGTR from the coding sequence ATGGCCATCGTGCTCTCCGTCCTCGGACTCCTGTTCGTCGCCGTGCTCACCTTGGGCACCGCGCTCGCCGTGGCCGCGGAATTCTCCCTGACCTCGCTGGAACGCAGCACCGTCGACGCCCACGTCAGCCAGGTCGGCGACCGGCGGGCGAAAGCGGTGCAGCGCGCGCACCGCACCCTCTCGTTCCAGCTCTCCGGCGCGCAGGTCGCCATCACCCTGACCACCCTGATCACGGGTTACGTGGCCGAACCGCTGATCGGTGAGCTGCTGCGCCCGGCGTTCCTGGCCGTCGGCCTGCCGAACGCGGTGGCGGCACCGATCTCGCTGGTGGTGGCGATCCTGCTGGCCACCACGCTGTCGATGGTGTTCGGCGAGATGGTGCCGAAGAACCTGGCCATCGCGCGCCCGCTGCCGACCGCCCGCGCCGTCTCCGGCTACCACTCCCGCTTCTCGCAGGTGTTCCGCTGGTTGATCGACAGCATGAACAACAGCGCGAACTGGGCGGTGCGCCGCTTCGGCATCGAGCCGCAGGAGGAGCTGCGTTCGGCGCGCTCCCCCGACGAGCTCGGCTCGATCGTCCGCTCCAGCGCCGAGCACGGCACGCTCGACGAGTCCACCGCGGTCCTGATGGACCGCTCGCTGCGCTTCGGCGACCGCTCCGCGGACGAGCTGATGACGCCGCGGGTCAAGGTCGAGTCGCTGTCCTCGGACGCGTCGGTGCTGGACCTGCTGACGCTGGCCCGGCGCACCGGGTTCTCCCGGTTCCCGGTGCACGACCACGACCTGGACGGCGTGCAGGGCGTCGTGCACGTGAAGCAGGCGTTCGGCGTGCCCGCCGACCAGCGCGACAGCACCCGGGTCGGGTCGCTGGCCCGCCCGGTGCCGACGGTGCCGGAGACGCTGGATGGCGATTCGCTGCTGAACCGGCTGCGCGGTTCCGGGCTGCAGCTGGCCCTGGTCGTCGACGAGTACGGCGGCACCGCGGGCCTGGTGAGCTTGGAGGACGTGGTCGAGGAGATCATCGGTGACGTCCGCGACGAGCACGACCGGCGGGAGACCGCCGCGGTGCGCCCGCTGACCGAAGGCACCTGGATCGTCTCCGGGCTGCTGCGCGCCGACGAGATCGAGGAGGCCACCGGCTTCGAGATGCCCGAGGGCGAGTACGAGACCGTCGCCGGTCTGGTGCTGGCGCGGCTGGGCCGCATCCCGGCCTACGGCGACCAGGTCGAGGTGGGCCCGTGGCGGCTCACCGTCGCGAGCATGGACCGCCACCGCATCGCCGAGCTGCGCCTGACCCGGGCGCACCGCCCGGCCGACTCCACCGGCACCTCTGGGG